From Tripterygium wilfordii isolate XIE 37 chromosome 16, ASM1340144v1, whole genome shotgun sequence, one genomic window encodes:
- the LOC119981471 gene encoding uncharacterized protein LOC119981471 isoform X2, which yields MDQVTSLPAINSFCCELSGNMGKRKVVAPPTTSFKKGVDIYTDAPLEKETSIADNVCALPEHTEAIQYLTTHPFEYLLDPDPDD from the exons ATGGACCAAGTAACGTCTCTTCCAGCTATTAATTCCTTTTGCTGTGAACTCTCTG GAAATATGGGAAAGCGTAAAGTTGTTGCTCCACCTACCACGTCATTTAAGAAGGGTGTTGATATTTACACTGATGCTCCTCTCGAAAAGGAAACAAGCATTGCTGATAATGTGTGTGCATTGCCAGAACATACAGAAGCAATTCAGTATCTCACCACGCACCCTTTTGAGTACCTTTTGGATCCTGACCCCGATGATTAG
- the LOC119981471 gene encoding uncharacterized protein LOC119981471 isoform X1, with translation MRAFYCTLTKVSGEEHESMTDDPKSYFVTIEQHVIHFSTMDLCELIRFPQEFVPNTGFERSTVPFIANIVMALTTETYKGQCFVTRSQLPKSMRLVDTVVKRNLIHKGHDQERQGPFFDVLYAILKKEWFGIGEVFVEQMLLVKSRLENQSNQSLLFPHLITRSLL, from the coding sequence ATGCGAGCTTTTTACTGCACACTTACTAAAGTTTCAGGAGAGGAACACGAGAGTATGACTGATGATCCAAAGTCGTACTTTGTAACTATTGAGCAACATGTTATTCATTTTTCTACCATGGACCTATGTGAGCTAATTAGGTTTCCTCAGGAATTTGTCCCCAATACTGGATTTGAGCGGTCAACAGTTCCATTCATAGCTAATATTGTTATGGCTCTTACCACTGAGACATATAAGGGCCAGTGTTTTGTGACACGTTCTCAACTTCCAAAATCTATGAGACTTGTTGACACGGTTGTCAAGAGGAATTTGATTCATAAAGGACATGATCAGGAACGACAAGGTCCATTCTTCGATGTTTTATATGCTATACTTAAGAAAGAGTGGTTTGGCATCGGTGAGGTCTTTGTGGAACAAATGCTTTTGGTTAAAAGCAGGTTGGAGAATCAGTCAAATCAGTCTCTTCTTTTCCCTCACCTTATTACTCGGTCGTTGTTGTAG